Proteins encoded within one genomic window of Citrobacter amalonaticus Y19:
- a CDS encoding helix-turn-helix transcriptional regulator has protein sequence MFTENVYLHFALRSLGNCKRSIVSPDTTDLSDLFKEECPTAALLDFSTPASAKANINTLYLLSHQHPEIPVIVLKGNHSTLSCISRYPSCNITYSAGYVINYLSAILKNVQTDAVHYAFSDPKLTDRQASIMYLVCLGLNYKLIAGILGMKTKTVYVHYYYTINKLNVSRVFEFAHYQHFLIKFIRDEYPEAMHMLAYYLKHSEMDITFSPPVNTPDIHAFDKLFLPESGGIYGSDEVFPTVDNLQTVLS, from the coding sequence TTGTTTACTGAGAATGTTTATTTACACTTTGCTTTACGTTCGCTGGGTAATTGCAAAAGGTCGATAGTATCCCCTGATACTACCGATTTAAGCGACCTCTTTAAGGAAGAATGTCCAACGGCTGCGCTGTTGGATTTCAGCACACCAGCGTCGGCTAAAGCTAATATAAACACATTGTACCTGCTGAGCCATCAACACCCGGAAATACCCGTGATCGTATTAAAAGGTAATCATAGTACCTTAAGCTGCATATCCAGGTATCCATCCTGCAATATAACCTACTCAGCAGGATATGTTATCAATTATTTGAGCGCGATTTTAAAGAATGTGCAGACAGATGCAGTGCACTACGCGTTTTCTGATCCAAAGTTAACGGACAGGCAAGCCAGCATTATGTATCTGGTCTGCCTCGGACTGAATTATAAACTAATAGCTGGCATATTAGGTATGAAAACGAAAACGGTCTACGTGCATTACTATTACACCATAAATAAATTGAATGTTAGCAGGGTTTTCGAATTTGCACATTATCAGCATTTTTTAATCAAATTCATACGGGATGAATACCCTGAAGCCATGCACATGCTAGCTTATTATCTGAAGCATTCCGAAATGGATATTACATTCTCACCTCCGGTGAATACACCTGATATTCACGCGTTTGATAAACTGTTTCTGCCTGAATCTGGCGGTATATACGGTTCCGATGAAGTGTTTCCGACGGTGGATAATCTGCAAACAGTGTTGTCGTAA
- a CDS encoding winged helix-turn-helix domain-containing protein gives MPNRYILDDLIEFLPDKYQLVSRHSSNLAITLNVPASRCLQLLLERRHDLVPQNDFYPYVWGDEGASVPVSTLYQNISLLRKALKTFSEDGDKIIQTVPKKGFLLAKDVNVQEIDLTDDVDEVESALPEIPHSTAQQSSTTAEKSVFKNQYPLKLFFLISVLVLSIAAGLQLFLWGLPTALNDIYTQKMNISGCSVHTNYKFTTTEVSKQINDNNIDCKQTPYVYLYTASLQFNIHSSLLLCKHPLESDLPFDCTTYNILGDAAR, from the coding sequence ATGCCAAACCGGTACATTCTTGACGATCTGATTGAGTTCCTGCCTGACAAGTATCAGTTAGTATCCCGCCATAGTTCGAACCTCGCCATTACCCTCAATGTTCCGGCAAGTCGTTGCCTCCAGCTTTTACTTGAACGCCGCCACGACCTGGTTCCTCAAAATGATTTTTACCCTTATGTCTGGGGAGATGAGGGCGCATCCGTTCCTGTGAGCACGCTTTATCAGAACATTTCTTTATTACGAAAGGCGCTTAAGACCTTTTCTGAGGATGGGGATAAGATAATCCAGACGGTTCCCAAAAAAGGGTTCTTACTTGCGAAAGACGTCAACGTTCAGGAGATAGACTTAACCGACGATGTTGACGAGGTAGAATCTGCATTGCCGGAAATTCCCCACTCTACGGCTCAACAAAGCAGCACTACCGCAGAAAAAAGCGTCTTTAAGAATCAATATCCCCTTAAGCTTTTCTTTCTGATAAGCGTACTGGTGTTATCCATTGCCGCTGGGCTTCAGCTATTTTTATGGGGATTACCCACCGCGTTAAACGACATTTACACGCAGAAAATGAACATATCGGGTTGTTCTGTTCATACCAATTATAAATTTACGACAACGGAAGTCAGCAAACAGATCAACGATAACAACATTGATTGTAAACAAACACCCTATGTGTATTTATACACGGCCAGCCTGCAATTCAATATTCATTCATCATTGCTGTTGTGCAAACATCCGCTGGAAAGTGACTTACCGTTTGACTGTACGACTTACAATATTCTGGGAGATGCGGCACGATGA
- a CDS encoding winged helix-turn-helix domain-containing protein: MDKTIFGYYIEPDVYFDINKRMLVNVDKNIRSHSYSPVTLRETMFHLLVYLLENAKGNIISNSDILLNVWDNYGLSSSNQRLWQVMNALKIKLNSVGVTEDFIMRVESKGYYVRENLVNILYTNKKSSFAGNHSDADQVIY, from the coding sequence ATGGATAAAACTATTTTTGGATATTACATCGAACCTGATGTCTATTTTGACATTAATAAAAGAATGCTGGTCAATGTGGATAAAAACATTCGTTCCCACAGCTATTCCCCTGTTACTCTCAGGGAAACAATGTTTCATCTGTTAGTCTATTTACTGGAAAATGCGAAAGGGAATATCATTAGTAATTCTGACATTTTGTTAAATGTCTGGGATAACTACGGATTAAGTTCATCCAACCAACGCCTATGGCAGGTAATGAACGCATTAAAAATTAAGTTAAACTCGGTAGGCGTGACTGAGGACTTCATTATGCGGGTAGAGTCTAAAGGTTATTATGTCAGAGAAAATCTAGTTAATATTTTATACACGAACAAAAAAAGTAGCTTCGCTGGGAATCACAGTGATGCTGATCAAGTTATTTATTAA